One Fusarium oxysporum f. sp. lycopersici 4287 chromosome 8, whole genome shotgun sequence genomic region harbors:
- a CDS encoding hypothetical protein (At least one base has a quality score < 10): MEGLPERIFILVGDRFVLGVMNGEIWDLSGTASKLIIAAAAVDGVAVVDGVAVVDGVAVVDGVAVVDGVAVVDGVAVVDGVAAVTVRA; the protein is encoded by the exons ATGGAGGGATTGCCAGAAAGAATATTTATCCTCGTTGGTGATAGGTTCGTCCTTGGTGTTATGAATGGTGAGATTTGGGACCTT TCTGGTACAGCCTCGAAGCTCAttattgctgctgctgctgttgatggtgtcgctgttgttgatggtgtcgctgttgttgatggtgtcgctgttgttgatggtgtcgctgttgttgatggtgtcgctgttgttgatggtgtcgctgttgttgatggtgtcgcTGCTGTGACTGTGAGGGCTTGA